The genomic stretch GGAAGTAAGGGAGCTTGGCTTTGAGCCCATAGAAACCTTTGTTACCGGCGTAAAGCTAAAGGCAACGGTGAACGACTGTATCCGGCTTAATCTCAACCTCCGTTGCGCCAGCCAGGTATTGTACAGCCTGCAAGCCTTTACGGCGCGGAATGCTGATGAGGTCTACAACAACCTGCTGCACTATCCCTGGGAGGATATCCTGCCCGATGGCGGTTATTTCTCCATTACCAGTAATGTCAGCAACGACAGCATCAATAACAGCATGTTCGCTAACCTGCGGGTGAAGGATGCTATCATTGACCGGCTGCGCGATAAAAGAGGGACACGCCCCTCCACCGGTGCTGCATTGACCGGCGCCGTGGTCCATTTGTTCTGGAAAAATGAGCAGGCTGAAGTGTTTATAGATACTTCAGGGGATTCCCTGGCCCGCCATGGCTACCGCAAAATACCCGGTCAGGCGCCCATGCTGGAATCTTTGGCAGCCGCCACTATCTATGCTTCCCGCTGGGACAGGCTGAGCCCTTTTGTAAACCCTATGTGCGGCTCCGGCACTATTGCCATTGAAGCTGCCATGATTGCCACCAACCGCCGGCCAGGCCTGTTCCGGACCAACTATGCTTTTATGCACCTGCAGGGCTATGACGAGCAGGTATACTTCCAGGAAGACGCCCGGCTGGAAGAGCAGATCAAAGAAGTGCCGGGGCTGCGGATCATTGCTACGGATTACAGCGCCAGGGCCATTGAGAACGCCCGTAAGAATGCAGTGGCCGCCGGTGTGGCCAACCTGATAGATTTTGATGTATGTGATTTTGCCGCTTCAGAAGTACCACCCGATGTACCCGGTGTCTTTTACGTGAACCCGGAATACGGGGAAAGGCTGGGGGAGATTGCGGAGCTGGAAAAGACGTATGCCCGTATCGGCGATTTTATGAAGCAAAATTGCGGCGGCTATTTTGGGTATGTCTTCACCGGAAATATGGAACTGGCCAAGAAGATCGGCCTTAAAGCCACCAGGCGGATAGAATTTTATACCAGCACCATTGACTGCCGCCTGCTGGAATATGAATTGTACAGCGGCTCCCGTTCTGTAACAAAGTAGGGTAAAAGCGGGATGCAAAAGCTCCCCATCACGCAATGGTTGTTCCCATAGCAAAGCTGATAAGCAGCTTACCCCTTTCCGGTAATTTTCTTCCGGTGTTCTATTCCCCATTCTGTCAGGTTGAGGATGATGGTCTGTAAGGTTTTGCCATGTTTGGTCAGCTCATACTGAACGGTTACCGGGTGAGTGTCTAAAACTGTTCTTTTCACCAGTTGGTTTATTTCCAGCTCCTTCAATTCTTTGCTCAGCATTTTGTTTGAAATACCGACTACGTCATTCAGGATGTCGGAAAATCTCCTTTTGTTATAATGGCAAATAGAGGAAATGACATAGATCTTCCATTTCCCGCTCAGTACGTCCATGGCGTCATGGATAGCCATCATTTCCTTTTTTCGATCCGTTTGGAATTCCCGTTTGCACTCCATATGTTACTTTGTTACCTCCAGGTTACTGTTACTTTTAGTAACAAAGTTACTGAAATATATCCAACTGGTATAGCTTTGCAGGGAAGAAACAAATAATAAAGAAATGAGCAAGCTAAAAAACAAAGTAGCCGTAATCACGGGAGGCAACAGTGGTATTGGATTTGGTATTGCAGAAGCCTTCAGGAACGAGGGCGCCGCAGGCGCTATTACAGGAAGGAACCAGGCAACTATTGACCAGTCGGTCAGGGAGCTTGGGGCCGGTTTTACAGGTATCAAAGCTGACGTGACAAAGATGGAGGACCTGGAACGGATCTTCAAAGACAGTTTTGACAGGTTTGGCAAGATCGATATCCTGGTGGTCAATGCCGGCGGCATTGTAGATGGCAGCCCCATGGCAGCCATTGCTGACGTCACGGAAGACAACTACGACGGGTATATGGACCTGAATCTGAAAAGTGCCTACTTTACCGTGCAAAAGGCGCTTCCCTACCTGAACGATGGGGCCACCGTCATTCTTATCGGTTCCAGCGCAGCACACCGTGCAGCACCTGGAATGACGATCTATTCAGCGGCTAAAGCTGCTATTATATCCCTGGCTAAAGGATTATCGCTCGATCTGCTGGAAAGGAAGATCAGGGTCAATGCGTTGTCGCCCGGCTCCATTGATACGCCTGTATTTGATAAGGCGGTTCCGAAGGAGCAGGTGGGACAGCTTAAGCAGGCCTGGATAAACTACATCCCTGTTGGCAGAATGGGGCTGCCCGCTGATATGGGCAAGGCCGCGGTTTTCCTGGCTTCTGAAGATTCTGCTTTTATGGTTGGAACGGAGATCCTTGCAGACGGTGGGATGACCAATATCCATCTCATGAAATAGGTAACCATCAACAGTACTGTGCGGCTATCCGGGTTGCCCGCACAGTACTGTTTACCCTGTACCTGAATATTGGGAAGCAGGAGCCAGGTTGAAGACATAACAGCCATTGCGTTTAACGCTGATTAATTTTACCTTGTGGTCCCATGAGGATAGCAATTATCGGTGCGCATCGGGTTGGTAAAACTACCCTGGCGGAAGAATTACTGGATCGGCTCCCCGGTTATACCCTGGAGATGGAGCCTTATCATGAGCTGGAAGCTGCAGGGTATGAATTTTCAGCAACTCCCGGCGCTGAAGACTTTATTAAACAATTTCACTATTCAGCCAGGCAGGTTGTCAGGGCCGGGGACAATGTGATCTTTGACCGGTGTGTCATAGATATTTTAGCCTATCTCCATGCTAGTGAACCGGAAAGAAATATTCAATCATTGTTTGAAAAGGCCCAGGCTATCATCGCTGACATTGACCTGCTGGTCTTTGTTCCGGTGGAAGAACCGGATCTGATACCCGTCCAGGATGCAGATCTGCCGGAACTCAGGGAGATGGTGAATGAGCTGCTGTATGTTTGGATGGGTGATTGGGATGTGGAAACTATTGAGGTCAGCGGGACCTTATCGGATCGCTGCGACCTTGTGATGGCTAAGATAATTTAGAACGACTCCCTGGTCTTTTCAAAATGAAAAGATATTCTTTTACCACCTGCTATTTTCCGGAAAAAAGCCGGGAATGGCCAGCCGAAAATGCACAACAATAAATAAGAGAGCCCGCCATAAAAGCGGGCTCTCCATTTTTGAGGCCAGTCTGCCGGTGAGTTGGGCAGCTGGCTTGGTAAAACTGCCCGAATCCAAACTACTGAATTGTGGTACTCCGGGTTTCTGTTGTATGTGCTGAAAATACGCCCAGGGCGCCATTGGAAATATTGTTCGGCGGGTTATTGGGGGTAGTGCCGCCACCGGGGCCGCTGTCGCCGATCAGCATCAGCGTGGTGTAATACAGGGCCACATTTTTATCAATGCATTGCAGCTGTATGCTGATCCCGTCCCCAATTTTCAACTCCAGGTCGTCGTCATTGACTTCCAGTCGCTGGGTATTGACCACGCCATTCTTCACCTCATCTTTCTGAACAAAATGCTGGTTGACCAGTTTATTGTTGACGGACAATACCAGCCGGTAATTGTTGCCCCTGGCAATGGGGTCAGTATACACGGGGATCAGGTTGTACTCTGTTTCACCGGCAAATACGATGGGCTCAATTTTGACGGAATCAAAGGGCACCCGCTGCGGCATGGTGCTTTGGGCGGTGTAGGTCTGGTTATCGGTTTTGACGGTCAGGGTATAGGTCCTGCCTTCAACGCCGGCGATAGTGCTGGTATGGTACACTCCATTCCCTTGCGGGGTAAGGGTTTCACTGTGGCCCTCATTGTCACTGATGCTTACTTCGGCATTGTCTACGGTTGGATAGCTCCCTTTTTCCCTTAAAGGGATAGACCGGGTGATCTTTACGGTATAAGGCCCCGCTTCATTGGTGATATTGCCTTCTATGATGAGGGCGGATTGATTGCTTTTGTATTTCAGGTCCACTGTTTTTTCGCAGCTGACCAGCAGGAACCCAAGGGATAAGAGGCTGATAATATATTTCATGGTACTTATTTAGAATTTGAAGTTGTAGGTTACACTGGGTACCCATTGGAAAAGCGAGGTCTGTACGGCATCAATTTTCTGTGGGTCGTTTACATTCTCTTTAAAAGTGATGCTGAACGGATTCTGACGGCCGTATACATTATACAGGCCAAAACTCCAGGAGCTTTGGAATCTCCGCCGGGCGGGCCTTTCATAAGTGGCGCTGAAATCCAGCCGGTGGGTGGCGGGCATCCTGTCGGCATTCCGGTTGCTGTACTGGTACATGACCATATCGTTCAATACATATTTGCCTGTGGGGAAGGTGACGGCATTGCCGGTGCTGTAGACAAAGGTGCCGGAAAGGGTCCACCTGGGATTGAGGGTGTATACGCCTACAATGGACAGGTCATGCGTGCGGTCCTGTTTGGCATTATACCATTGGTTATTGTTGATGCCATCAATTTTTCGTTCGGTTTTGGAGAGAGTGTAGCCAACCCAGCCGGTGAGCTTTCCCTTTTTCTTTTTCAGCAGGAGCTCCAGGCCGTAGGCCCTGCCTTTACCAAAGAGCAGTTCACTTTCAATATCGGGTACGTTGTTGATCTCGGCGCCGTCCCGGTAATCTATCTGGTGCTGCATGGTCTTGTAATAAGCTTCTGCATTCAGCTCAAATGCATTGTTGTCTATAAGCCTGCTATAACCGATACTTACCTGGTTGGCCACTTCCGGTTTAATATTATAACTGTTGCCTATCCACTGATCCGTGGGGCTGCCACCGGTGGAATTGCTCATCAGGTGCAGGTTCTGGGTATTGCGGGCATAGCCCAGTTTTACGCTGGAGATATTGTTCAGCCGGTAATTCACCGATAGCCTTGGTTCAAAATTGGTGTAGGTCTTACCGGTCTTTCCTGCCGCTAAGGCAATGGATTCCACCAGCTGGTTGTTTTTGTAAACATTGTAGGTGTCCCCGCCCAGCACATTGTAGAAAGAGAACCGCAGTCCATGGTCAATATTGATATTGTCAGACAGCTTGTAGGAATCGCTGATATATACGGCGTTTTCCATGCCTTTGCGGCTCTTTTTGGTGCTTACAATATCCGTTCCGCCTGCTTTTGTAGGCGTAATGGTATGGTGTATGGCGTTAAAGCCAAAGCGTATGGTATTCCTGGAACTGAAATACCAGGTAAAATCCTGCTTGAGGTTCATATCCCGGATATGCGAATTGAAATTGGTTTCGCTGTTGTCGCTCTTGAAGCCAACATTGAAATCGTAGTTGCTGTAGATGAGAGAGGTGTTGGAGAACAGTTTGCTGGTCAGGATGCTGTTCCAGCGAAGGGTGGCGGTAGTATTCCCCCAGTCGCTCCCGAACATCTGGGAAACCCCTAATTCATCCTTACCAAAATAACCGGAGAAATATAGTTTGTTCTTGCTGTTGATGGCCAGGTTGGCTTTCACGTTCAGGTCGTAAAAGTAGAGTTTGACATCTTTGAAATCATCAGCCAGCCTGGCGAAGAGGTCGGCATAGGTCCGCCGGCCGGATATAATAAAGGAGGACCGGTCCTTTTGGATAGGACCTTCCACGGTCAGCCTGCTGCTGATCAGCCCGATGCCACCACTTACCTGGTAATCCTGGTTATTGCCTTCTTTCATCTTCACGTCCAGTACGGAGGAGAGGCGACCGCCAAACTGCGCCGGGCTATTGCCTTTGATGATAGTAGCGTCCTTGATGGCATCACTGTTGAACGTGCTGAAAATACCCAGCAGGTGGGAGGCATTATAGACCGGGGCCTCATCCAGCAGGATCAGGTTCTGGTCGGTGGCGCCGCCCCGGACAGAAAAGCCGTTAGTGCCTTCCCCGTTGGATTTAATGCCAGGCATCAGCTGGAGGGTCTTGACCAGGTCCTTCTCTCCAAAGACCACGGGTATTTTGGCCGCTGTTTTCATGTTCAGCACTTCGGTCCCCATGCTGGCCTTGGTGATATTGTCGTTATCCCT from Candidatus Pseudobacter hemicellulosilyticus encodes the following:
- a CDS encoding AAA family ATPase, which produces MRIAIIGAHRVGKTTLAEELLDRLPGYTLEMEPYHELEAAGYEFSATPGAEDFIKQFHYSARQVVRAGDNVIFDRCVIDILAYLHASEPERNIQSLFEKAQAIIADIDLLVFVPVEEPDLIPVQDADLPELREMVNELLYVWMGDWDVETIEVSGTLSDRCDLVMAKII
- a CDS encoding class I SAM-dependent RNA methyltransferase; this encodes MNIYTTPGNVTITCHKRTMLYLEQEVRELGFEPIETFVTGVKLKATVNDCIRLNLNLRCASQVLYSLQAFTARNADEVYNNLLHYPWEDILPDGGYFSITSNVSNDSINNSMFANLRVKDAIIDRLRDKRGTRPSTGAALTGAVVHLFWKNEQAEVFIDTSGDSLARHGYRKIPGQAPMLESLAAATIYASRWDRLSPFVNPMCGSGTIAIEAAMIATNRRPGLFRTNYAFMHLQGYDEQVYFQEDARLEEQIKEVPGLRIIATDYSARAIENARKNAVAAGVANLIDFDVCDFAASEVPPDVPGVFYVNPEYGERLGEIAELEKTYARIGDFMKQNCGGYFGYVFTGNMELAKKIGLKATRRIEFYTSTIDCRLLEYELYSGSRSVTK
- a CDS encoding SDR family oxidoreductase — translated: MSKLKNKVAVITGGNSGIGFGIAEAFRNEGAAGAITGRNQATIDQSVRELGAGFTGIKADVTKMEDLERIFKDSFDRFGKIDILVVNAGGIVDGSPMAAIADVTEDNYDGYMDLNLKSAYFTVQKALPYLNDGATVILIGSSAAHRAAPGMTIYSAAKAAIISLAKGLSLDLLERKIRVNALSPGSIDTPVFDKAVPKEQVGQLKQAWINYIPVGRMGLPADMGKAAVFLASEDSAFMVGTEILADGGMTNIHLMK
- a CDS encoding DUF4249 family protein; this translates as MKYIISLLSLGFLLVSCEKTVDLKYKSNQSALIIEGNITNEAGPYTVKITRSIPLREKGSYPTVDNAEVSISDNEGHSETLTPQGNGVYHTSTIAGVEGRTYTLTVKTDNQTYTAQSTMPQRVPFDSVKIEPIVFAGETEYNLIPVYTDPIARGNNYRLVLSVNNKLVNQHFVQKDEVKNGVVNTQRLEVNDDDLELKIGDGISIQLQCIDKNVALYYTTLMLIGDSGPGGGTTPNNPPNNISNGALGVFSAHTTETRSTTIQ
- a CDS encoding helix-turn-helix domain-containing protein; translation: MECKREFQTDRKKEMMAIHDAMDVLSGKWKIYVISSICHYNKRRFSDILNDVVGISNKMLSKELKELEINQLVKRTVLDTHPVTVQYELTKHGKTLQTIILNLTEWGIEHRKKITGKG
- a CDS encoding TonB-dependent receptor — protein: MRKKEIVISLLLLFSTALSLAQSKYTVSGTVKQRSSGESLIGVSVVIVEKPSVGIITNEYGFYSLSLPKGNYTLRFSYVGYKQELVPVRLDSNISISIQLTDESSLQEVVVSARRDNDNITKASMGTEVLNMKTAAKIPVVFGEKDLVKTLQLMPGIKSNGEGTNGFSVRGGATDQNLILLDEAPVYNASHLLGIFSTFNSDAIKDATIIKGNSPAQFGGRLSSVLDVKMKEGNNQDYQVSGGIGLISSRLTVEGPIQKDRSSFIISGRRTYADLFARLADDFKDVKLYFYDLNVKANLAINSKNKLYFSGYFGKDELGVSQMFGSDWGNTTATLRWNSILTSKLFSNTSLIYSNYDFNVGFKSDNSETNFNSHIRDMNLKQDFTWYFSSRNTIRFGFNAIHHTITPTKAGGTDIVSTKKSRKGMENAVYISDSYKLSDNINIDHGLRFSFYNVLGGDTYNVYKNNQLVESIALAAGKTGKTYTNFEPRLSVNYRLNNISSVKLGYARNTQNLHLMSNSTGGSPTDQWIGNSYNIKPEVANQVSIGYSRLIDNNAFELNAEAYYKTMQHQIDYRDGAEINNVPDIESELLFGKGRAYGLELLLKKKKGKLTGWVGYTLSKTERKIDGINNNQWYNAKQDRTHDLSIVGVYTLNPRWTLSGTFVYSTGNAVTFPTGKYVLNDMVMYQYSNRNADRMPATHRLDFSATYERPARRRFQSSWSFGLYNVYGRQNPFSITFKENVNDPQKIDAVQTSLFQWVPSVTYNFKF